A segment of the Rattus rattus isolate New Zealand chromosome 4, Rrattus_CSIRO_v1, whole genome shotgun sequence genome:
GGTGCTTTCTCCTTGCAAGGGGAGCAGTTTTGGGGAGGctgtttgaactcctgattcgCCCCTAGGCACCCTACCCACCTTGCCCCTCCATATCTGCCTGGAGTCTGTCTCCCAGGTCATCCAGGACAGACGGGTGTGTGTCCCAGTTCCCACCTATGGTACTGGGCACTCACTGGCTtccactcccttctccctctgcagACATTCGAGAGACAGCTTTTGTGTTTGCAATTACCGCAGCGGGTGCCAGCCACGCGGTCACTCAGGCCTGTTCCATGGGAGAGCTCCTACAGTGTGGTTGTCAGGCACCCCGCGGGCGCGCACCGCCTAGGCCCTCCGGCCTTCTGGGCACTCCTGGACCTCCGGGACCAACAGGCTCTCCAGATGCCAGCGCAGCCTGGGAGTGGGGAGGCTGCGGAGATGATGTCGACTTTGGGGATGAGAAGTCAAGACTCTTTATGGATGCACAGCACAAGCGGGGACGTGGAGATATCCGTGCTTTGGTGCAACTGCATAACAACGAGGCGGGCAGGCTGGTGCGTATGGGCAGAGGAAGCGGGCATCATGCATGAGTGTGGAAGTGTGGATGTGCAAGAGAGTGTGAGTTTGGGTGGCAGCACATTTGTGGTAGCACGGGCATAAGTAAAGGTGTGAATGTAGGAGTGTGTCGTCGATGTATGTGGGAGTGAGCAAGACGGGCAGCTTGGAAAGATTGGGCcaggcacacagatacatgtgGCATGTGAGATGTCCAGtgggagactgggggtgggggttgaccTGGAACTGAGAGGACCAGTCAGCGGAGTGGGCAAAGGACACTTCTAGAATGGTACCAAGGGCCAATAGAGACCTAAGGTGGGGTGGGTATCTCTTTAATACATGACAAGTGGGTTAACCCTTGGGGCTGGTAGAGAGatggatgtcagggcaggagcaGTGTACTGAGACGGGAGCCAGGGATGGAATTAAGAATAGATGCTATGGAAAGGTCTGGAGTCCGGTGGTAGAGGTACTAGAGAAAGTGAAGGTTAGAGCAGGCCCTAGAACTGAcatgagaaggactgaaggaccagGAGCCCAGTGGGAAGTCAGTAGTAGCGAGGACAGCCCAGATCCAGCCTCAgtccaggaagcaaagaacactgtggGATTCCGTTCTCCGGAATGCAATCAGGTGGACCTACTACATCAGATGTCTCAGTTCTAGAGTAGTTAAGGAACAGTCCTCCACACATTCTGTGTCCTTTAGGGTTTAGCCTGAGGCATCAAGGCTGACAAGGAGGAGGGGGCCCGGGAGAGGAATGTCCGGACAGGCCCACATACCTGTAGAGAGGATTGGGGAGGGGTGACGCAGAAACAGACGCCCGGGCGGCTGGCTGTGTCTGCTCAGCTTTGCCTGGGGCCGCCAGGGGCAGGAATGAGGAGACCGGGTTGGCAGGAGGGTTAGGCGGCGACAGCTGTCACGTCTCCGCACTCCAGGGTGGATGGAGAATCTCACCACTTCGTCCATTCTATTCCCTCCCGCTCCCTGGCTTCGGACCCTGGAATCTCTGCTCTATCTACTGCTCCCACTTCCCACTCTCTTACTTCTCCATCCTTgtcattcttcctttctgagcGGTTCTTTTTCTTGATGTTCTTTTCCTAAAATTGTGCTTacctgccctccctctctccctttccgtTTTCCTCCCTcgctttttcctccctcccttttcccttccttccttccttccttcctcccttgtttGCTCGCCCCccccctcctgcttcctgactttttGTCCGTTCCCCGCCGCTCTCCGCCCCGCCCATCGCCCCGCCCCTCTGCTCCCGCAGGCGGTGCGGAGCCACACGCGCACCGAGTGTAAGTGCCATGGGCTTTCGGGTTCCTGTGCTCTGCGCACCTGCTGGCAGAAGCTGCCACCGTTCCGCGAGGTGGGCGCACGACTGCTGGAGCGCTTCCACGGCGCCTCACGCGTCATGGGCACCAACGACGGCAAAGCTCTGTTGCCTGCGGTCCGCACCCTCAAGCCTCCTGGCCGAGCCGATCTCCTCTATGCAGCCGATTCACCCGACTTCTGCGCCCCCAACCGGCGCACCGGTTCACCGGGCACGCGCGGCCGCGCCTGCAACAGCAGTGCCCCGGACCTTAGCGGCTGCGACCTGTTGTGCTGCGGTCGCGGACACCGCCAGGAGAGCGTACAGCTCGAGGAGAACTGCCTGTGCCGTTTCCACTGGTGCTGCGTGGTGCAATGCCACCGCTGCCGCGTGCGCAAGGAGCTCAGCCTGTGCCTCTGACTCGCCGCTGGTCTTGGAACTGCTTGCATTCAATTTGCAGGACTACTAGATTCCAGCAGGGGGCACTGTCTGTGTCCAGCGGCTCCCTAGGAAAAGTACCTATTAGGCCTTGGGAAATTACAGGGGCCAGACAAGAACTTGGGGTTTACACCAGCTCAAGAAAGCCGAGGTGGGGGGGGGCATGCCCCTCCAGCATTCCCCAGAAAGGCCCTCTGCTACTTTCTGCAGGAGACTAAGCAGGATCTCCCTCCCTTTGGCCTTCCAGATGGAAATAAAAAAGCCAGACTCTGGCCTCCAGAAATAGTACTCCTCAGAATTActggggtggatgggtgagtttagtattaataaagacatttaaatcCACAGTTTGAGAGGAAGTTGGGATAGGATAGAGGGTCAGGATATGGTGGCCCCGGTAAAGTTAGCGTTTCATTCTGAGACTATCTCATTCCACCGGTTAccaaggcaggaaggagtgagggaggacTTGTGGAAAGGCTGAGAACGGGGTGAGGAAACCTCGCATCTCTCCTTTCgccctttttgttctttcttgactCTTGAGAAcatgtcccatttttttttaaaatttattcatttattatatataagtacactgtagctgtcttcagatacaccagaagagggcatcggatctctttacagatggttgtgagccaccatatggttgctgggaattgaactcaggacctctgggagagcagtcgggtgctcttaaccgctgagccatctctccagcccccgaacaTGTCCCATTTTAAAGGGTCACAAAGAGCCCAAAAGTTTCTAGTAGTGTGCTTAGTTCTCAGGCCTTTGTGTTAATTCTTTGGGCATTATGTCTGTTTCAGCgacttttgaagaaattaaaggtCATGAGATTAAAAGCTCGCCATAAACTGTAAAATACAACAGAAACTACTTGTGAGGAAACCCTGCTTTTGTTACCATCAAAACTAGCCACCCATCAGTTGTttctgagagggagggagactggaaGCTCACTGGACCTGGCTGACTAGTCAGCATAGACAATTTGGTGATTTCCCAGGaatgaaagactgtctcaaaaggggAAGGGGGCTTCCAGATGGCTCAATAGATAAAGGCGTATACTGCCGCTCAGCCCCATGGTCTGAATTTGATCTCCCAAACCCAACACTATAGAGGGAGAAAACACTCttgatatatatgcatgcatacatataagtaatatatacacatttatatgaataagtaagtaaatggATAATAACTTCAAAAGACAGCATCTAAGTTTGTCTTCTGGCccccatatgtacacacacacacacacacacacacacacacacacacacacacacagacaccatgtaGACTGCCCAACATAGTGTTTTAAACACACTCAGAGGAAACAAGTTTGTCCCAGGTCTTGTTTGGTGTCCACACATTCTTTTTAACCTGGTTCCCTTCAGGAAGATGATTGTGAGAAGTTAACACATGCATAGTTCTGGGTTCTCTAGAACTGAGGTTATGCCCACATCTCTAACCCAAGAGAATAGGGTGTACAGCCCAACTGCGGACTATTCCCCCAGTGCAAATGTTGCATGTGGGGGGTGGGTGACTCTTCCCCTTCAGCTAAGCAGGGAAAGATATGAGCTTTTGGTTCCGATAATCAGGTTTGAAGCTGGTATAGTAAAGGACAGTGTGGCCTGTTTCTCTACCTATGGGTTTTCAATCTATTTCAATTAGCCATTGCTATTGTAGCTATAGCAACAACCTCAAAATAACTTCTCAGTACTACCTTTTGGACAGCTATGCATCAGAACTCATCTCGGTGGTTCTGTTCATAGGAAATAGTATGTGCATCCGGGACCTACATTTCAGGTCACTGTTTGTCTACcgtcctcttttcttcccttgcaCATTTTAGGGAGGGGTGTTATGGGGCTCGAGAAACCTTAAGGGcactgttgctcttccagaggactcagtgaTACTATGTAACAGCAGAGTGGCTGGGGTCATTCTGCTAGAAGATGTGCTGACCTAGGGAGTTTTTAAGGCTTTGTTTCCATGCCTAAGGTCAGTGTTTCTCCAAGATCTCTTCTCCCTGTGGCTGTCTTGGGCTTTCTCTCAGCATGGTGGCCTGAAGGCAGAAAAGACTTCAAGAAAAGAGAGTATGTCACA
Coding sequences within it:
- the Wnt6 gene encoding protein Wnt-6 yields the protein MLPPVPSCLGLLLLLLLCPAHVGGLWWAVGSPLVMDPTSICRKARRLAGRQAELCQAEPEVVAELARGARLGVRECQFQFRFRRWNCSSHSKAFGRVLQQDIRETAFVFAITAAGASHAVTQACSMGELLQCGCQAPRGRAPPRPSGLLGTPGPPGPTGSPDASAAWEWGGCGDDVDFGDEKSRLFMDAQHKRGRGDIRALVQLHNNEAGRLAVRSHTRTECKCHGLSGSCALRTCWQKLPPFREVGARLLERFHGASRVMGTNDGKALLPAVRTLKPPGRADLLYAADSPDFCAPNRRTGSPGTRGRACNSSAPDLSGCDLLCCGRGHRQESVQLEENCLCRFHWCCVVQCHRCRVRKELSLCL